A section of the Streptomyces sp. V3I8 genome encodes:
- a CDS encoding nuclear transport factor 2 family protein, which yields MDGAKDDAADDVRQAIAGELRLMDPRVRSSRELAGRLLDPEFVEVGGSGRRWTYAAMLDGLAGHPGSSPDGPRYEPSDISGVLLAPGLVHLTFETLLDGVRTRHSSIWRRRDGPAGGGDEGGGWRMYYHQATRVPPGAE from the coding sequence ATGGACGGTGCGAAGGACGACGCGGCCGACGACGTGCGGCAGGCGATCGCGGGCGAGCTGCGGCTCATGGACCCGCGGGTGCGTTCCTCGCGGGAGCTCGCCGGGCGGCTCCTCGACCCGGAGTTCGTGGAGGTCGGCGGATCCGGGCGGCGGTGGACGTACGCGGCCATGCTCGACGGGTTGGCCGGCCATCCGGGCAGTTCCCCGGACGGTCCCCGCTACGAACCCTCGGACATCTCCGGCGTGCTGCTCGCACCGGGCCTGGTGCACCTGACGTTCGAGACCCTGCTCGACGGGGTCAGGACCCGGCACAGCTCGATCTGGCGCAGGCGCGACGGGCCCGCGGGCGGCGGTGACGAGGGCGGGGGCTGGCGGATGTACTACCACCAGGCCACCCGTGTGCCGCCCGGGGCGGAGTGA
- a CDS encoding ABC transporter ATP-binding protein has translation MSDNLTLPVQQGPAESTKETLLSVEGLTKHFPIYGGFPIKRKVGAVQAVDGVDLTVGVGESVGLVGESGCGKSTTGRLITRLLEPTAGKITYAGQDISHASRRQLAPVRSEIQMIFQDPYSSLNPRQTVGTIVKSPMEVNGIKPAGGVEKRVRELLELVGLNPEHYNRFPHEFSGGQRQRIGVARALALNPKLIVADEPVSALDVSIQAQVVNLLQKVQEEMGIAFLFIAHDLAIVRHFTQRVAVMYLGKVVEVGDRDSIYNRPRHPYTHALLSAVPEVALDGEVHERERIRLSGDVPSPIHPPSGCRFRTRCWKAQDKCATEEPPLVQLSGSLAGHLTACHFPEEPTTEARAEDIVLDPALRALEDAPATPPVKG, from the coding sequence ATGAGCGACAACCTCACCCTCCCCGTTCAGCAGGGTCCCGCCGAGTCGACCAAGGAGACGCTGCTCTCCGTCGAGGGTCTGACGAAGCACTTTCCGATCTACGGCGGCTTCCCGATCAAACGCAAGGTCGGAGCCGTGCAGGCCGTCGACGGGGTCGACCTGACCGTCGGCGTCGGCGAGAGCGTCGGACTGGTCGGCGAGTCCGGCTGCGGCAAGTCGACGACCGGCCGGCTCATCACCCGGCTCCTGGAGCCGACGGCCGGCAAGATCACCTACGCGGGCCAGGACATCTCGCACGCCTCGCGCCGCCAACTGGCGCCCGTGCGGTCCGAGATCCAGATGATCTTCCAGGACCCGTACTCCTCGCTGAACCCGCGGCAGACCGTCGGCACCATCGTCAAGTCGCCGATGGAGGTCAACGGGATCAAGCCGGCCGGCGGTGTCGAGAAGCGCGTCCGTGAGCTGTTGGAGCTGGTCGGTCTCAACCCCGAGCACTACAACCGCTTCCCGCACGAGTTCTCCGGCGGCCAGCGCCAGCGCATCGGCGTCGCCCGGGCCCTCGCCCTGAACCCGAAGCTGATCGTCGCCGACGAGCCGGTCTCGGCCCTCGACGTGTCGATCCAGGCGCAGGTCGTCAACCTGCTGCAGAAGGTCCAGGAGGAGATGGGCATCGCCTTCCTCTTCATCGCCCACGACCTGGCGATCGTGCGGCACTTCACGCAGCGCGTCGCGGTGATGTACCTCGGCAAGGTGGTGGAGGTCGGCGACCGCGACTCCATCTACAACCGGCCGCGTCACCCGTACACCCACGCCCTGCTGTCGGCCGTCCCCGAGGTCGCGCTCGACGGCGAGGTCCACGAACGGGAGCGGATCCGGCTCTCCGGTGACGTCCCCTCGCCGATCCACCCGCCGTCCGGCTGCCGCTTCCGTACGCGCTGCTGGAAGGCGCAGGACAAGTGCGCGACCGAGGAACCCCCGCTGGTGCAGCTCTCCGGCAGCCTCGCCGGCCACCTGACGGCCTGCCACTTCCCGGAGGAGCCGACGACCGAGGCCCGGGCCGAGGACATCGTGCTGGACCCGGCGCTGCGGGCACTGGAGGACGCACCGGCGACACCTCCCGTGAAGGGCTGA